The genomic DNA CAGTAAGGGTGGTATCGACACAGAGTTCCTGCTTAGCACCATTGAAGGAGCAGAATAGTTGCATATCCTCAAGATTCGTGTAAATGACGTCAGGATTCTTCCAGGAAGAGTCCGCATTATCAGCCTCGGTAAACTTGATATCAGAGGGCTTAACATCGTCTATAGAAACGGTCACCTTCTTTGTAGACTTACCGCCATGGCCATCGGAAACTTCAACAACCAAAACTTCCGTCGGATTGGTTTCATAGTCTAGCTTTGCTCCGTCCTTCACGGTAACCACACCATCTTCAGAAAGTTCAAAGAACTTGGAAGGTTCAGTCAACTTGAAAGTCAAGTTTGTATCACCGGCATCAACATCTGTTGCCTTCAAGGTATCCACAACGGTCCCAGACTTAGCAGTTTCCTTAACAGAGATTTTGTCCGTGATGATTACAGGATTTTCATTCACGTTTTCCAGGTTGATTGTGATAGTCTTGGTTACGGTCAAGGCTGAATCAGTAGCATCAGTCACCGCAACTTCCAAAGTGTAGACCAGCGGGTCCTTTTCATAATCAAGATCCTTACGGGTCATGATTACACCTTCCGGAGTAACATAAAATACGTCGGTATCGCCACCTACGGCAGTAACAATATTCTGAGTGTATTCTGCGGAATCATCCAAGTCTCCCGTTTCAACGGTTCCAACAGTTGCACCAACACCACTATTTTCGGGAATAGCGAATTTCTGTTCTTCAAGGGTGGGCATTTCATTAACATTTTCAAGAGTAATGGTCATGGTCTTGGTAACTGTCAATGTAGGATCGGTAGTATCCGTAACTGCGACGGTCAAGGTGTACACAGAAGGATCTTTTTCGAAATCCAGATCCTTACGAGTCTTGATAACACCATCAGAAGAAACAGTGAATACAGCGGTATCACCGCCAACAGCAGTAATTACATTGTTCTTGGTAAATTCAACAGCCTTATCCAAGTCACCAGCAACGATGGTACCTACGGTAAAGCCTTCGCCACTATTTTCTTCAAGATTGAACTTTTGATCGGCAAGAGTCGGCGTTTCATTGACATTGACCAAGGTAATCGTCATGGTCTTCGTTACAGAAAGCTTCGGATCATGAGCATCTGCAACCTGAACAATCAATGTATAGGAGGACGAATCCTTTTCAAAGTCAAAATCCTTCTTTGCTGTGATAACACCTTCTGCAGACACATTGAACAGAGCTGTATCACCGCGTACTGCAGTAACGATGTTATTTGTCAGGGCAACAGCCGTATCTAGGTCACCATATTCAATGGAGCCTATAACATACCCCTTACCCTTGTTTTCTTCGAAAGCGAACTTCTGGTCTGCAAGGGTCGGCATTTCATTGACATCATTAACCACAATGGTCAAAGTCAAGGACGTCGCCTGAATATCATCCACCTTACCAGTGGATGCACTCTTGTCGGAAACGATTGCCTTAATTTCGATGGTGGTCTTGTCCATTTTTTCATAGTCAAGGACAACACCGTCCTTAATGGTAATCACACCCGTAGCAGGATTCATGGCAAACAGGGAATCAACTAACGCAAAGTTTACATCGGCAGGATCAAAGGTATAGACGAATTCATCGTCATCAACATCAAAGACCTTGATCGCGCCCTGCAGAGTTTCTCCGGCAGGAGTATTTTCATCAACTGTGAAGACAGTATTCTTTGCAGAAGGAGGGTCGTTAACCGGGGTAACGGCGATACTAATCGTTGCTGAGCCAGAAACATTACCCATGACATCTTCTACAGCGAAGTTAAAGGAAGCATATTCTTCCTCATCATACTTGTCTTTGACGGCAACAAACTGCAAATCGCCAATGCTGTCAACAGGAATCCGCACATGCTTTGTGCTAGAAACCTTTACTGTATCACCCTTATAGAGAAGGGCTCCGTTATTCACATTGCCCTGAATGACAATGCCCTTCTGGCTTACAGGAGCCAAGGCTGTGGATTCGTAATAGAAGTCTGTAGATTTAAAGGTAAAGGCAGAATCTTCCTGGGCTACAACAGCAGCATCCTTAGTAAGAGGAGGGTTATTGGAGTTGGCTACAACCAATTCGAAATAGCCTTCACGTTTGTTACCAGGAAGAACCGCGCCGCTCAAATTGAACACTTTAAAATGAAGCGTTTCGGGAAGTTCATTAATTGTATCTGCAGCCACATTGATATACACATTGAAGGCAGAGTCAGGATACAGATGTCCTGCAGTAATTTTAACAATACCGGAATCACGGATTTCATTAATGGAGGAAATCGTTACGCTGTCTTCCTCATATACGGTATCCTTGGCCAAGCACAAAGGAAGCTTGGCAAGTTCAGTTACATTAAAGTCTTCCAAGGAGGCTGTAGATTCATCGAGATCAAAGCAATAGTTGAAATAGACATTGCTATTTGCCTTTTCCGACAGTTTAATTGGAACCTTGGAATCTTCATTATTTTCAGGGAAAGTTCCCTGAGCAAGGGCAGTGGGATCCAAATCCAAAATAGGAGGATCAAAGGGGACATAACGAAAATCGCCAGTAATATCGGATTCAAAGTGCAGGCTATCTGCAACCAGCTGACCTGCCAAAACAAAGTGGTCCTTAATGGTAAAGGAGCCGCTGGTCATGAACGTACCCTGGTAGGAAGGTTCTATAAGAGCATCCCACACGATGTCCTTATTCGTATAGAACAGCACATTACCTGCATACTGCTTATTCGTCACATACGTAGCATTAGCCGGGATGAAATTTTCCCAACTACCGGAAGCACTATTCCAAGTCGCTTCGGGATTCACGTACACAACCTGGATAATACCGCTGTTTACGGAAGCATCAATATTGATTCCATTTTCCACATAGAAGCGAGAAAGACGGCCATCCTTATGGTCCGCATTCTGCGCTCCAGAGGGCATTCTAATGTAGAGATATTTGTGCTTTGTATGCGCTAATGTTATTTCGCTCAGGTATTCATCGTAAATCTTTTGAGTAGTATCCAGAATAGGCGGCACATCCAGGTAGAATACTTCTCCATCCACGTTATCGGTCATGATAACAGGTTTCAGTTCCACACCAGCAGGGACATCCCACTTGGGAACCGTCAAGTGAACATCAACATTGGGAACTTCTGCGGGGCATTTTTCATAGCCGTCTTCGGCAAAAGGAGCGTAAACATCCCCCTTGACGTTAGCCATCCAACGAACTGTTGAAATATTGACGTTATTGGGATCCGCACCAGCAATTACAACGTCACCCTTGACACAATAATCACCTTCATAAACAGTACTAGGAGCATTGTACCAACTGGCAAGACCAACATTACCAAGAACCCTAGCTGGGCCCATCAACAATGTATCACGATCAGGACTTGTGTTTCCAGTACTGAAGTTGAGATTACCACCAACAAGAAGTGGGCCGCCAATGGTGTGCTGACCATTGTTGAATATGATATCACCGGAGGCGGTGCCATTGAAGCCACTCACTTCGGCAATAATCACGTTGCCCTTATTAAAGTTGATTCCTACGGTTCCCCATAGTTTATACTTCATCAAATCTTCCCAGTACTGTTGTTGGGAATCTTCATCTACGCCTTCGAAGTATAGCGGAGCCACATCTGCCGCGAAAGCAGATCCAGCGAAGAGCAGGGTCATCAGCGGCAAGAAAGTTCGACTTATGTAATTCTTCAATATTTTCATGATACACTCCCCCTTTGAGGAGACTCAAACGTTTATTTATCCTTACAAAAGATATATTATAAAGAAGCCAAAGGATAACCAAATATTTACAAGTCATGGATAAAGTGACAATAATAGCCTAATTTTGCAGATTCTTGTGATGACACACGTATTTTTAACGCACATTTTGCGTTACAACTAAGCAAAAAAAGACTCAATCGTCTTGAAAAAAGGTTCAAACCTTTCTATATTGCTGGTTCCTAGGCCCTGCGCAATGACTATTTGCGGGCAAATCGCCAGGGCGAAAGCAGCAACGGACTTGCGGATTTTTATGTGCTCAGGTAGCCTAGGATTTTTTTACTAACCCGCCGGATTTCTAACCGCGGGTTATTTTTTTATAATTGCACATGGAAACGAAAGATTCCCCGACTCCGCTTTCTTAATTGTTAATTGTTAATTGTTAATTGTTAATTGTTAATTGTTAATTGTTAATTGTTAATCTTTCATCCTTCATTCTTCATTTTTCATTTTTCACCATGATTCTCTGGACCATTCGCCACACCAAGCCCTACAATCCCAACGACCTCTGCTACGGCCGTCTGGATTTTGACGTCTCCCCCACCTTCGAAGAAGAAAGCGACGGCGCCATCAAGGCACTGATCGAAGCCGGAGCAAAGCCGACCAAGCTGTACGCCAGTCCACTGCTGCGCTGCAAACGACTTGCCGAAAAGGCCGGCGCAGCGGTAAGCCTTCCTGTTGAGTACCGAGACGAAATCATCGAAATCAACTTCGGCGACTGGGAAGGCCAAAAACTGAATGAAGTCCCCAAGGACCAGATGAAAAGCTGGGCAGAAGATCTGCGCGGATACCGTTTCCCAAATGGCGAAAACTTCTTCGACATAGACGAACGCGTTGGACGTCTGCTGGACACACTGGATGATGACGGAGAATTCCTTTGGGTGAGTCACGCCGGCGTTATCGCCGCACTGCAGCACTTCGCATGCGGGCTACCCAACGAACAATTCGTAGAGGGAGCCTTCAGCTACGCCATGGTAACCAAGTTCGAGTTTAAGCGCAACGCAGACGGACACTACCGCGGAACCTTTACAAAGATCCACGACGGCATCCAGATGGTACCGTTGAAGATCGGCTAGAAATCAAGCGTAAACAGAGCTTGCGCGCCACCCCTGAAATTGGGCAGCAGCGCCAGATGCAGCGGATTGTCAAAATCGCTCAGCAGGGCGTCAACCGCGGCATCACCCATAGAGTACAGATACAGCAGGGCCATGGCCCATATGTACTGGTTTCGATTCTTACGATAGTAGGTAACCCTTTCCTCGACCCTTTCGTATTCCTCGGACATGGTGGTCTCCCCCGCCATAAGATGTTTGCGATCCAGGTAGTACTCCACCATATTCTGGGAAGTCCAGATACTGGTTGCAGAACCAATCAGGCCCATGTACAAAAGACCGGCTTTTCCGAACTCCCTGTTGTACATCTGCCCAAAGCCCGGGAGAATCGCCCAAAGCACAGCACTCTTCATGCTCTTGAGTTCCACACTCCGGTGATTGTTGTTGTACCAGATACCAAAAGCATCGAACATTCCGTACAGGTGCAAGCCATAGAGCCAGGCAGTCTCTGCCTTGCGCAAGTCTTCCTGTTCCATTTTCTTGTCGTTGTACGCACGAACTCGGTTCAGGTTCTCGTTGCGTTTAGCCTGAAACACGGCAATGCTATCCCTAGGAGGATTGTCGAAAAGAAGCTTTGTGTAGTAGGATACGGAATCCCGGAACGGCGCGGCCTGTTCCAGCACCCGGTCGTACTGGTAGGACTTGTTGAACACCACCTCGTAGAACAGTGCTAGTTCGATACCTGTAATGAACCCTCCACGGACATAATGCTCTGTGTAGTACTGGCCTCCACCGGGCAAGATACTGAGCAGCATGGTTACAGCAAGAGAATTACGTTCCGTGGGAATATCCCACTCGTTAACCTTCAAGGAGTCTATCGCCTCAATGCCGGTAACTCCCTTCTGCAGAGGATCTGCAGAATAGGCAGAAACCGATAGCACAAGGGCCATCGCTAGACCGACCATCAAGGAACGTAACAACATTGCCGAAAATATAGATAAATGGACTTTGATAAAGGTAAACCACAGGGAAAGATGCCCGCCAGAAGGAATTTTTTTATTTTTTTTGACGGAGTCTACTCCGTGTCATTTTATGACACTATCTGTTTGTATATTTGTAACATCAAAGGAAATGATAATGGCAAACGAAAACATCCAAGAACTTGCAAAGGCTGTCAAGGAAGCCCTGGAATCCAGGGGCGAAATGATGGCCACTGCGGAATCCTGCACGGGCGGCCTCATTGCCAGCACCATCGTAGACATTCCCGGTTCCTCCGCGGTTCTTGCCGGCGGCGTTGTCGCCTACCAGAACCATATCAAGGTGCAGCTTCTGGATGTTCCCGCAGACATTATCGAAAAGCACGGCGTCGTGAGTGCAGAAACTGTCGCCGCCATGGCCGAAGGAGCCCGCAAGAAATTCGGGTGCCAGTGGGCCGTGGCCACCACAGGCATCGCAGGTCCCGGTGGAGCCGAACCCGGCA from Fibrobacter sp. includes the following:
- a CDS encoding histidine phosphatase family protein — protein: MILWTIRHTKPYNPNDLCYGRLDFDVSPTFEEESDGAIKALIEAGAKPTKLYASPLLRCKRLAEKAGAAVSLPVEYRDEIIEINFGDWEGQKLNEVPKDQMKSWAEDLRGYRFPNGENFFDIDERVGRLLDTLDDDGEFLWVSHAGVIAALQHFACGLPNEQFVEGAFSYAMVTKFEFKRNADGHYRGTFTKIHDGIQMVPLKIG
- a CDS encoding CinA family protein — translated: MANENIQELAKAVKEALESRGEMMATAESCTGGLIASTIVDIPGSSAVLAGGVVAYQNHIKVQLLDVPADIIEKHGVVSAETVAAMAEGARKKFGCQWAVATTGIAGPGGAEPGKPVGTVWMCVNSCLQNEVFCEVFPGNRSEVREKCVYTILSRLLFLLNRQKSTCTSEH
- a CDS encoding cadherin domain-containing protein; translation: MKILKNYISRTFLPLMTLLFAGSAFAADVAPLYFEGVDEDSQQQYWEDLMKYKLWGTVGINFNKGNVIIAEVSGFNGTASGDIIFNNGQHTIGGPLLVGGNLNFSTGNTSPDRDTLLMGPARVLGNVGLASWYNAPSTVYEGDYCVKGDVVIAGADPNNVNISTVRWMANVKGDVYAPFAEDGYEKCPAEVPNVDVHLTVPKWDVPAGVELKPVIMTDNVDGEVFYLDVPPILDTTQKIYDEYLSEITLAHTKHKYLYIRMPSGAQNADHKDGRLSRFYVENGINIDASVNSGIIQVVYVNPEATWNSASGSWENFIPANATYVTNKQYAGNVLFYTNKDIVWDALIEPSYQGTFMTSGSFTIKDHFVLAGQLVADSLHFESDITGDFRYVPFDPPILDLDPTALAQGTFPENNEDSKVPIKLSEKANSNVYFNYCFDLDESTASLEDFNVTELAKLPLCLAKDTVYEEDSVTISSINEIRDSGIVKITAGHLYPDSAFNVYINVAADTINELPETLHFKVFNLSGAVLPGNKREGYFELVVANSNNPPLTKDAAVVAQEDSAFTFKSTDFYYESTALAPVSQKGIVIQGNVNNGALLYKGDTVKVSSTKHVRIPVDSIGDLQFVAVKDKYDEEEYASFNFAVEDVMGNVSGSATISIAVTPVNDPPSAKNTVFTVDENTPAGETLQGAIKVFDVDDDEFVYTFDPADVNFALVDSLFAMNPATGVITIKDGVVLDYEKMDKTTIEIKAIVSDKSASTGKVDDIQATSLTLTIVVNDVNEMPTLADQKFAFEENKGKGYVIGSIEYGDLDTAVALTNNIVTAVRGDTALFNVSAEGVITAKKDFDFEKDSSSYTLIVQVADAHDPKLSVTKTMTITLVNVNETPTLADQKFNLEENSGEGFTVGTIVAGDLDKAVEFTKNNVITAVGGDTAVFTVSSDGVIKTRKDLDFEKDPSVYTLTVAVTDTTDPTLTVTKTMTITLENVNEMPTLEEQKFAIPENSGVGATVGTVETGDLDDSAEYTQNIVTAVGGDTDVFYVTPEGVIMTRKDLDYEKDPLVYTLEVAVTDATDSALTVTKTITINLENVNENPVIITDKISVKETAKSGTVVDTLKATDVDAGDTNLTFKLTEPSKFFELSEDGVVTVKDGAKLDYETNPTEVLVVEVSDGHGGKSTKKVTVSIDDVKPSDIKFTEADNADSSWKNPDVIYTNLEDMQLFCSFNGAKQELCVDTTLTEGKNVIIKVFDDPELDGPAADTVIVYLSTAAPIVTVEANADSNEAGNIYTIVEGTDAKDTNIYVNSTKNDIKVSVKDPVNGKDSSFVVKLDLGSVDVPSKSFETMKSVVKDGPVLNENPSSGMVKTPVNGTDVKVSYAEKIGGVDVVISYDTDNDGEVRKTAVVNAKGKVDSVEIITVSYTTKVDGKDVVVSYKADGATGAPLSVDSNGKLYSDSDTKETGLFSVTYDYVDATGKTVTVSYAVDEKGNMIKNGSGDIGYSVSYTFTNKYGNSATQSVFIVLDQAPPKVEILSPVDGAVIRANFVEVVWTVDGVEQDTLTLQGLEKGFNSIVRFYKDKAGNEASDTIFVIMKDGKDIEVSVVNPVTEMDQDRVDRYYASNPPKEGETFAVSIKNPTTGKEVETLIGGSFDTKDGSGAEPYPGHHSHLGPTLAMDVKLPVVNSIGGLATLDDLIGPDGLVALEGVDAKGSRKVSVEKYASEYCDTKFDYKNGFDKASLYDTKMKVHVWIYTTLGNFVDYYSFTQPLNDPDFTNEAGLLQMFFEMKPDKDGNVRAESGKLYATGAYLYKVEVDIRSKLHCTLPPVDDASGKKKGDVVKTNDDLLKPFGYKRPSKK
- a CDS encoding DUF5683 domain-containing protein: MLLRSLMVGLAMALVLSVSAYSADPLQKGVTGIEAIDSLKVNEWDIPTERNSLAVTMLLSILPGGGQYYTEHYVRGGFITGIELALFYEVVFNKSYQYDRVLEQAAPFRDSVSYYTKLLFDNPPRDSIAVFQAKRNENLNRVRAYNDKKMEQEDLRKAETAWLYGLHLYGMFDAFGIWYNNNHRSVELKSMKSAVLWAILPGFGQMYNREFGKAGLLYMGLIGSATSIWTSQNMVEYYLDRKHLMAGETTMSEEYERVEERVTYYRKNRNQYIWAMALLYLYSMGDAAVDALLSDFDNPLHLALLPNFRGGAQALFTLDF